From one Rhodovulum sp. ES.010 genomic stretch:
- a CDS encoding ATP-binding protein — MAFRIITADERLSAAENKTSLAIFGPPGVGKTTLLKTLPAEETVCLDLEAGMKSVQDWRGDSIPVRSFTDFRDLAVLIGGHDPAQHPQSWYGAEYHAWLQQQYLGTGIEDFLARKRVVFVDSITDLTRQAMAYARQQPEAFSERTGKPDVRGAYGLLGREVIQALKHLQHARGKTVIFVGVLEKVTDEFGATTWQPQMEGTKAGRELPGIVDQVVSMQLFGRDAKGDWTLDETSAGRRLVCRSGNPWGLPAKDRSGRLDTTEAPDLGALIAKIDGRAPAHPATPS; from the coding sequence ATGGCCTTCCGCATCATCACCGCCGACGAACGGCTCTCGGCTGCCGAGAACAAGACCTCTCTCGCCATCTTCGGCCCGCCCGGTGTCGGCAAGACGACGCTCCTGAAGACGCTGCCCGCCGAGGAGACCGTCTGCCTCGATCTCGAGGCCGGCATGAAATCGGTTCAGGACTGGCGCGGGGACTCGATCCCGGTGCGCAGCTTCACCGATTTCCGCGACCTCGCCGTACTGATCGGCGGGCACGACCCGGCGCAGCATCCGCAGTCCTGGTACGGCGCCGAGTATCACGCCTGGCTGCAGCAGCAGTATCTCGGCACCGGCATCGAGGACTTCCTTGCCCGGAAGCGGGTCGTCTTCGTCGACTCGATCACCGACCTGACGCGGCAGGCCATGGCCTATGCCCGCCAGCAGCCGGAGGCCTTCTCCGAGCGGACCGGCAAGCCGGATGTCCGCGGCGCCTATGGGTTGCTCGGCCGTGAGGTGATCCAGGCGCTCAAGCACCTCCAGCACGCCCGCGGCAAGACCGTGATCTTCGTCGGCGTGCTCGAGAAGGTCACCGACGAGTTCGGCGCGACGACCTGGCAGCCGCAGATGGAGGGCACGAAGGCCGGCCGCGAATTGCCGGGGATCGTCGATCAAGTGGTCTCGATGCAGCTCTTTGGCCGCGACGCCAAGGGCGACTGGACCCTCGACGAAACCTCCGCAGGGCGCCGCCTCGTCTGCCGCTCCGGCAACCCCTGGGGCCTTCCCGCCAAGGACCGCTCCGGTCGTCTCGACACGACGGAGGCGCCCGATCTCGGCGCGCTGATCGCGAAGATCGACGGCCGCGCGCCCGCTCATCCCGCCACCCCTTCCTGA
- a CDS encoding DUF6511 domain-containing protein — translation MIDKTAREAQAIRDARTLFAEALTDLGLMEPFFHRSAEDIDRLIEAAVTGYIDSMQDQAARTERTGTALDDPIPF, via the coding sequence ATGATCGACAAGACAGCGCGCGAGGCGCAGGCGATCCGCGATGCGCGGACGCTCTTCGCCGAAGCGCTCACCGACCTCGGGCTCATGGAGCCCTTCTTCCACCGCAGCGCCGAAGACATCGACCGCCTGATCGAGGCGGCGGTCACCGGCTACATCGACAGCATGCAGGACCAGGCCGCGCGCACGGAGCGCACCGGCACGGCCCTCGACGACCCCATTCCGTTCTGA